The window CGGGGAAAGCCAGCAGCGGAGGCAGGGGCGGGCAGCCGGCAGCCGCCCAGCGCAGAGGAGAGCGATGCGCGCCCGGGCGACGGGACACGGGCAGGAGCCGCCCCCGCGCAGCCCCGCGGAGAACGCGAGCACCTACCGGGGCTGTGGGGCGCGGACGGGTCGCGCAGCGTCCCCTCGGCGGCCGCGCCGCGCAGGCTGCCCCGGCCCGAGCAGGAAccgagcggagccgccgccgctgcgCAGCCGGAGGAAGGCGCGGAGGGCGCACCCGCCCCCTGCCGGTGGCGGAccgggcccgctccgccccgcaCCCCGCCCACCCCTCCGCCCGCCCCTCCGCCCGCCCCGGGCCGCGGGAGCTGCGCGGGGAGCCCGGGAGCGCCGTGCACACAGCGTCGCGGAGACAGCGTCCCGCACACCGCGCCCCGCGCTCCGCACACCGCCCCCCGCACACCGCCCCCCGCACACCGCGCCCCGAGCTCCGCACACAGgcccctgcacacacagccccccGCACACCGCCCCCCCCACACCGCGCCCCGCACACAGgcccctgcacacacagccccccGCACACCGCGCCCCGCACACCGCGCCCCGAGCTCCGCACACCGCGCCCCGCGCCCCGCACACAGCCCCCCGCACACAGCGCGCCTGGCGggccccacagccagcctgggagcGACAAGGACAGCGAGATGTTTCTGCttgttttctttaatattttacccaccttttcttttcttttcttttttttttttttttttttttttttttttttttttttttttttacccaaacACACCAGAAGTTCTTTTCTGCTACCGAACAGAAATGgcattttctgttttaaaataaagtccaactttttctttcaaaaacaCTGTGCTCGGGAGGACTGAGGCAATCTGCGTTATTGCAGAAGAAGAAAATATAATCCCTGTCTCTTCTTTAtccttttttttaaccttttttttttttttttgacactgaTTTTCCTCTAACCCCGCCATGAGCTGGGATAGGTAGGGAGTTAGGGGTAGTTGGGGTGGGTAGGGATGCTATCAGGAAGAACAGCATTTTATTTTGTGGAAGATTTCCGCTGGTCTAACTCAGCTGGACTATTGCTGGGATGGTATGGAAAGTGCTGGGGAAGCAGAGCTCCAGCCCCTGTAAATTCCACTATTGTCAAACCAGCAAGAGAGCATTTTTACAAAATCAGCGTGGCACTTCTCTTAGCAGAGAACAAAGCCACAGCCAAAATGTAGGGCATAGTGCACATCAGTGTCAGGTAGACAAAAGGAATGACTTATTTTAACAACTTCTGGACAACAgatatttctttttttggttttaaaataACATGCTTTGAGACTGGTCGTTGGTATGAAATGGTTATTTGAACATCAGTCAAGTAATTTCTTTAGTAAATTTTCACAACACAATGAAGTTTCAGGCATACTGTAATCTCTAAGCAAAGGAGTACCCAGTGGGAGCATTACACAAAAAAGAagatatttatagatatataataCTTTGGCAGTTAGTGCTTAATGTATTATATTTAACCATGTTCCCCTGATGAATAATTAGGTGGCACTGTCTACATTAGCAGATTAGTAAAGTCAGTGTGCTAACAGAGGTTAACTCCTTTGATAAGCAAATGTTTGCAATTGAAACAAACATATTTAAAAGATTATATAAGTAGCAATATCAAATTATTTAAAGACGAAATAATATTATCTGCATAATAACCAATACCTCAGAATATATCTCTATCAAAGTCAAAGAAATAAGTTTGAGAACTTATTTGAGAAGATTGAGAAGTTTAAGACTTGAGAATGGCTGCAGTTGAATCTCATTGATTATTTACTTGGCTGAAAAGGTGCCACAACACACAGAAGGTGTGGACTCACACTTCCCTGGAAACATGGCAGCTGACAGAACTGAAGAAGAAGGGGcat of the Melospiza melodia melodia isolate bMelMel2 chromosome 4, bMelMel2.pri, whole genome shotgun sequence genome contains:
- the LOC134418027 gene encoding proline-rich protein 2-like, producing the protein MGEGPGGPGKGLPGESQQRRQGRAAGSRPAQRRAMRARATGHGQEPPPRSPAENASTYRGCGARTGRAASPRRPRRAGCPGPSRNRAEPPPLRSRRKARRAHPPPAGGGPGPLRPAPRPPLRPPLRPPRAAGAARGARERRAHSVAETASRTPRPALRTPPPAHRPPHTAPRAPHTGPCTHSPPHTAPPTPRPAHRPLHTQPPAHRAPHTAPRAPHTAPRAPHTAPRTQRAWRAPQPAWERQGQRDVSACFL